One Desmodus rotundus isolate HL8 chromosome 10, HLdesRot8A.1, whole genome shotgun sequence genomic window, tagtagggaggggggagggggattgcAAAGTTTAGAGAGGGCTTCAGATgtagccatttttttaaaaaaagtaaaagtcttattcctttttttaaatcctcatcaaggatattttttattaatgactttagagagagaggaagggagagagcaactTCGATCgcttgcctcccatacataccccaactggggatcaaacccgtaacctaggtatgagccctgactggggatcgaacccccaaccttttggtgtatggggatgatgctccaacccactgaaccacctggccagggcaaaagcaCTATTCTTTAAAAGCAACAGGGGCAAATAGGGCAAAATTGTAAGATTTGATAAACCTAACTTGCAACTTCACACTTTTCCCAGTGAtttaaaatttgacaatttaAATACCAACAAAAATACTCATTTGATTGGGGAAATACTCACATTCTCGAAAATGCCTTAGTTTGGTCCTCACTTCATCCTTGAACAGCTGAATGACCTGTTCCACAATCGCCCGGTTCTGATCTGGGCCCAAGGCATCCAGGTATTTCTCCAGAAGAGGAACATTTTTCAGATTCCAGATGAAGTTCTCCCGGTAAAGACATTTTAACTTAGGGTGGTGGAATTTCTAAATCAAAAGCAAGAAACTGTGAGACCCTTGGCAGTCGGAGCCCCCAGGGCCAAGCTGCTGCGTTAGGAGACtgcacccagtagggggcaggcctggggagCGCCCCCAGCAAGAGCCACTGTTCCCTCCAGGGCCCCCGCTCGCCCCTGCACAGACACCTGCAGACAGCGCTCACAGGCTGCCCCGCTTTGCGAGCACATTCCTCCCCTTCCGCGTGTGAGCACGGCTCTTCTCCCCACAGGGTCGGCCTGgcccctgctgcctctgccttcatcttctccttttgctcccttccctctgcccaaaCCGGCCTCCCCGCCGTTCAAAGAACGAGCCAGACGCGGTCCCACCGCCGGCCTTTGTGTTTGCTGCTTCCTCCTCCTGAGAGGCTCCCCCACGTGTGCAAGGGCCAGGGCCCTCATTTCCACCAGGTGTCTGTGCCTTCTGTGGGAGGGCTCCCTGAACTCCGTCTGCATTTTAAGCCCTCCGCCCAATGCTTTGTATCCCTATTCTCGGCTTGTGCTTTCTCCTCAAGCACCTAGCACCTACTGCTGTCCCAGATTTGCCACGATTCACTGACTTACCTCACTGTGGACCCGCTCTGGGGTGTGAGCCCGACGAGGGGCAGGAGCTCTGCTTTTGGTCTATTTTTTTTCACTACTGAACCCCACACCCAGAACAGTGCCGAGCACAGAGAAGGCAGCGCTCGGGCAGGATCTGCTGAGTAGATGAACGTTCTCAGGATGGCAAATTCTAGAATTGGAAGGGCCCTTCTACTTTGCCCAGTCTACCCAAAGTTCTAAGTGGCTCTGCCACCGTTTCACAAACGGGAACACGGGTTCAGAGACAGATTGCGGGCTGCTGCTCTGGGGCTGCGGGACAACCAGGGCCCAGGACCCAGCCCAGACGTGGTCCACGGAGTGGGTGCTACAGGGTGCTGGGTGGCCATCTAGTGGAGTAGCTTTCACACTTTTTGGACATGACCTCTCACATAAGAAGTCCTTTTACATACGCCACAGCCCAGTGTTTAGGTAAGACCcacacataaaggaaaaaatctctTGTAAACAGTAAGTACAGTGTTACATGGAATGTAGTCTGGTGTTCCgtattttactgtatttctttaaaaatgttcctccAAGTTTACTTTAACACCTACTTTCATGACCTGGAGTTTGGAAACCTTCTCCTGGCACTGGTCCCCACCACCACGTCCTTGCCAGGTGAGCATGTGGCCTGTGTTCACCCACGTCCTCCGGGAGGCACTGTTGGCCCTCCCCAAGCAGGCCTGCGCTCTGCCTCTGGGGCCCTGTGCTGCAGGAGTGGCCCTTCTCCCACCTGACTGTCCTCCCAACACTTGAAGTCGGCACTCCCGCCCCTCAGCGTCTTCTCTTCTTCAGTCAGCCTTTGTAGTTCCTTCAATTATTTGTCATACACCATGGTTTTGAATCTCCCAACCTCAGTGGAGGTGACACTGGAGTCATGTGTGGAAGGATGACCGGGAGTTTTGCAGAGTGGAGGAGAAGGCGTTACCAGTAGAGAAAATGGCAAAGGCCCCGATGCACGACGGCACAGATGGCACATTGGGGAACCACAGGGAGCTCTGCACCGGCACTGAGGCACGCGTGAGGGGCAGACAGACAACAAGGCGGAGGGGCAGAGGCGTGGACCAGGCCACACAGGGCCCTGTCTTGGCCTTCACTTCAAACGCAGCCAGAAGCCACTGAAAGATGTTCTCTGTGCATCGACATGACCGGACCTGTCATTTTAAAGAGCAACTCCGGACTCTGGGATAAACACCCTGGAGGAGAACAACCCTCGATGCAGGCAGGGTCAGCGAGGAGACTCAAGGCAGGAATTGAGAGGAGTCAACGGGTTACAGGGGCACTGCAGAGGCAGAACGGACAGGGTTTGCTGGGTGACTAGTTGTTTTACCCGTGGAAACTGTTTCACTCACACACACTGTGATTCCTTCTGATAGGGTGTATCTGTTCCCTGGGAACACACTCCTCCAGGACCAGGGGACAGTTGTCACACATGATACCCTGTTGTTTCTCTACGGCAAAGACACCCTCCACACACGTCACTTTAATCCACTTGTCATCTCATGGCTGCTTCACGCAGCGCTCCGGCCGATGACGCCTCCCTGGGTGAAAACTGCAGCCTCCCATTTGTGAGAGCAGACTGCTTTCCGTGAGCAGCACAAAGAATATCACAAATTTCTACAAATGTAGGTAATCTTGCCAACAGCCCAATAAAGTAAATACACACCTGGGCCCCAAGAAGCCTTTCGGTCACAAAAGTCACATATCTAGGATCCTGTTTCTTCTCTGATACTTCAGGAGGCACCATATGTCAAAAGAGAGCCCAACCccaggtttattttaaaaataaaagaaatcaaacccagacaaaaaaaaaaatctcatacaCAGAATAAAACGCCAAATCTTACCTCCAGTGTCTTATCCAATTTGGCAGCCAGCCTTCCAACTTCATACAGTAGCTGGGGGCTGATGGAAACCTCAGCGATGGGCCTTCCCGGGAGGTAAGTCAGCAGCCTCACCAAGTAGCTTTTGATTTCGGAACCACTGTCTAGCCGGATAGAAGGATGTATATACCATCAAGTCATCTCGAAAAAAATTAGAGATTATTCTGCTTTTGAACGGTAATTATTATTGCCAAGAATAAGAGCAATTacaaaacaagaggaaaaaaatgtgctAGCCTAAAGTACTCAGCAGGATTCTGTGAGGCTGAGGACAAAGCAAGGAGGTGGAACAGACAAATCTCAGGACACAGAATCAGCCGTTCACATCCAAACGACATGAAAGCCCCGCGTCTGCAGCCTCAGCTCTACACACAAACGACCGCCTCTGGTGTGAATGCCTAGGAGCACTTTGTCGTAAGTTCGCAATTGAGGAAAgtaagatgaaaagaaatgactTTCAGAATCACAGGTTCTGCAGGAGCAAACTAAGGAGCAGCCTGCTTGCAACATGGGACAAAGCTATGCTTCAGGGACCAGAAAGCCTCAGTTGTCCGGAGCAAGGCACGTTAGGAAAGGACGGGTGATCAATTAGGAAAGAAACAGTCAAAATGTCAAACCTTAAAAATTCCCAGGAATTGCCcttgccaggtagctcagttggttagagcgtcatcccaatatgccaaggttgtgggtttgacccccggtcagggcacatacaagaatcaaccaatgatgcatcagtaaggggaacaacaaatccatgtttctttctctttctctctcctcccctcccttctctctctaaaatcaatcaggaaataactttttttttaattcctaggAATTGATTTCAGGCTGATGCCTTGGGAACTCAATTAGGTACATATTAGCATTTTAGCATTTAAAGGTGAAAGGGACCAATTCCTCCAGATGAGGGCTTATAGCCTTAGGAATGGAAGTGGCTGTCCAAGTCACATACACAGTAATGATAGAGCCGGGATCTAAAATTCCTGATTTCTAGTTCTGCATTTTTTCTATTACACCACAGCAGCAAAATATACAGCTGATCTGATAAATAAAAGTAGttaattagccctggctgctgtggctcagttgattgagcaccagcctgcaaatcaaagcgtagccagttcgattcccagtcatggcacatgcctgggttgtgggccaggtccccagggtgggcatgtgagaggcaaccacacatttatgtttctctccctctctttcttccacccttaccctctctaaaaaataaatacttttttcaaaaaaggaCTTATTTttctgctcaaaaaaaaaaaaaccccaacaaaaaaGTTCCCGATTTCCACATGTCCCCTCTTACTTATCCATCAGGTTACACCAGATCCTGGCTCTAACCACATCTGAATCGGAGCCTGAATCGCCCCTGTGGTGATGCTGTGGCTTCTCCCAACTGCTAGAAAATAACCGTGTCTACACTCGGAACAACAAATCTGTCCTCAGCACTTGTAGCCAACCTTCGACAATGTGCACGGACTGGTGATGACCAGCGCGTGGGCGGTTCCTTACCTACAGACAAGAGAGAGGTTATGTTGTCTCCTTTGGTGCAGCACACAGAGGCGGTCGGAAATCCAGCCGCCTGCAGGAACATGATGATGTGACTCTGCACCTCGATCAGGTCTGGGGTTTTGCTGGACTCGGTGTTGCTTATTTTGAGGACGTATTCAGTGGGGCCATCCGTGGTGTCTGTGGTTCTCGAAACGCACACACGAAAGTTTTGGTCATCATAGCTAGGAAGTGGCTGCATCTCGGAAACTTTAAACCCAAACACCGATTCCACGACTGCGCGGGCTTGGGCCTCGTTAAACGTGGGTTTTGCAAAGGCCTGTGGTCGCTGGTTGTCTGCACTTGACATTACGTCCAGGGGAGACAATCTAGAAAGGGGATATAATGAACAAAGAATTTAAATGATTTTCCTTAAGACAGGCCAATGCTTCTCAACATTGATTCTGTACTTGTAAAGGTTCATTTTCACTCATAAAGTTA contains:
- the HYKK gene encoding hydroxylysine kinase, whose amino-acid sequence is MSSADNQRPQAFAKPTFNEAQARAVVESVFGFKVSEMQPLPSYDDQNFRVCVSRTTDTTDGPTEYVLKISNTESSKTPDLIEVQSHIIMFLQAAGFPTASVCCTKGDNITSLLSVDSGSEIKSYLVRLLTYLPGRPIAEVSISPQLLYEVGRLAAKLDKTLEKFHHPKLKCLYRENFIWNLKNVPLLEKYLDALGPDQNRAIVEQVIQLFKDEVRTKLRHFRECINHGDLNDHNILVESSKSAFGDAVYRVSGILDFDDMSYGYYVFEVAITIMYMMIESKTPIQVGGHVLAGFESVIPLTPVERGALFLLVCSRFCQSLVLAAYSCQLQPENREYLMITAKSGWKHLQQMCDLGQKAVEEIWFDTAKSYESGLSV